The Aspergillus oryzae RIB40 DNA, chromosome 5 genome segment CTGGTAACCACTAGAACAACTAAACCGCAGTGGTACAGTTGTGGAGAAATATCAACCATTGTTTCATTGAAGCATGTACATAGCATTTATAAATTTACTCTTCCTACAGGGATAAAATATCAGTCACATCTTTATCTTAGCAGACCACACAACGTTGTCAAAGAACGTTGGTGAATAAAGGCTACCCTCGAAATTCCTCaaaaaggagggagaaaTTGCTTCTGCTATGCTAGATAGAGAGAGCTTTTACCCCTATTATTAATCGATataagggaaagaaaatgtagGTGATTAAGCCCTATAGTGCACTTCCTACTCCGGGTGAAAGAGTTTGCAACGCATATCTCATGTACCGAAACGtgaatctatatttaaatCTTGCCAGCAGTAATCTATCACAAATGTGAAATATTTGTTGAGTGCAGAACCTATATAATAAAACACCTCGAGGCAAAAAGCTGTGCTAGCAAAACGAGTGAGCCGTATAGGGCCAGACGTCCGTATAACCTGCCCATATATACTATTCCTCCAGCGCATGTCCCATCGAACCCATATAAAGTAGCAAGCCAGGATGATAGCCGACGGGCTGGATTCCTTCTTTGCGAGTCTGCAACTAGCGCTCCCCCGAGAAACTGATGGTGGTGTAGATGACAGATACTAGGCATCGTACTCCAAGGCCAATGTGAACAAGTATTCGCGGCATAAATTTCAATAGGCCATGCTGGAGGTGCTCAGACGAGTTCAAACTGAAGAAGCGTCTATAATTCGTTGTGATGTCTGTACTTCTGGAGACAGACCTTTCAGTGCCGAAGCCAGTTCGTCCGCAGCTTGCTGAAGAGTATCGTCGGAAAGCGGTTCCAATGCATCCAGAATGAACAGTACTCGCGTGGTGTCATCCGTCAGCGCTGTGCGTGGGCCCTGTCGCCAGTTCCAGCGGCGGCACGTAATGCCAGTATTATCACACCAAATCGGCTCCCCATGTGCAGCCAGTTCTGTCTGAGGCTCTCCTCCAGAGAAAGTCTGGAAGGGCTCCTCACCAGTGGCGCGTACTAGAAACGGCGCGCCGTCGTACTTGTCAAGGTCTTCGCCACCGAAGGGGATCTGATGCTTGACGGAAATCGCATTGTATATATCGGTTAACCGATTGACCCGGGGTAGGCCAGTTGCTGCACGCCGTGTCAACGCCTCAAGGCTGTTGCGTGTTTTCTGGGGCTTGGCTCCGAAAGCCTTATACGCCTCCCGCCACGCGGCGATATGTGGGAGTTCCGTCACGGCGGACTTTGAGAGCAATTCTTTCACGGTAGCTTCTGCCTCCTGGAGGAAAGCCTCACTGGCCTCATCACTAGGACCTGGAGGAATTCCCTCGACCACCATCAAGAGTGCGCGGTAATCCGGACGTAGCTGGAAGATTTCCGGGGCGACGCGCGCCGACTGCAGCAAGGTCTGTGCGAGTTGTGTGCTGCCCATGGCTATATTGGGGTTAAAGTCTTGAAGTGAAGATTATTGAGCTGTTGGCCTCAGACACAAGGGAGATGAAAGGCAGAGTTTGTGAAAGATAAGTCTGGTCAAGTCAAGAAAGATGTGCTCGTCATTTGCTCGAGACGGTACTCTTTATATAGGGCTTGAAAAGTGGTGGGTCTGGCTTCTTCGGGACCCACTCCCATCAACTTCCCAAAGCAGTAATGAAACTGAAAGACTCCAAAAGATCAAATTCGGCGTAGGTGATGTAGAATTACATTACAGTCTTGCAAAAAATTTTTCTCCTCGTGGCAAATGTGTTGTCACCCATGCCGGCTTGCCGGAGAAATTGCACTTGGTTAGCAGTGTTAAAGATACTTGCTACAGAACGATATTAAGTACATTGAATATTACGATTATGATTGCGGCTGTGTGCTACCAGCGATACGAGCATTGGGATCAGCACCTTCGCGAACCAACAGTCTCACTACCGCCTCATATCCCAACTCCACGGCTACGTGTAATGGAGTCCGCCCAAACTCGTCGGCCAATTCCGTGTCGGCACCTTGCTCAAGGAGCACAGACACAGAGTCCGTATGCCCTCTCGTTGTCGCGTAGTGGAGGGCAGTGCGGCCTGCGAAATCAGTTGCATCGAGCTCCGCGCCATGATCCAACAGAAACCGCAGCACATTAGTGTGGCCTTTCTCGGCGCAGATGTGGAGTGTCGTTTTGCCCTCCGAGTACTTTGCATCGCCATAGAACGATATTGACTGATCCAGGAAGCTGCCTGAATGGTGGGAAGGTATAGCACTGGAGTGCCGACGTGTGGCATTACTCGTCATCTGAGCTCTATGTGCGGACGAGAGAGGTTGTTTCCGTGCCTGTGATATGTAAGACAGAGACAATGACAAAGTCGAAGTGGTAGGAATATTCATACAGGCGGGTTACTGCTCACCGAGGCTCGGCGGGCATTAGGAACTGCAAGGTGCTTTACAGGCTCAAGTGGACAATGCTGTGCTAAGGGGTCAGTGGGCTGCGGAGTTATCCGTAACGAAATCGGTGGCAAGTCGCCCGGAAATCTGGAATGGCATGCATCTGGGCCGTCGTCTCGAGTATGCTCTTTCTGATTGTCCGAAATCAACTCTTGTGGCgaacaaaagagaggaaatgaaacaGGCGATATAGGCCCAGCCGGCATATGACTGGGGCTGTGGCTATTAAGTTCATGGCTGGTCAATGTGGAGACAGCAGGATAGTCCACTGCCACCCAGATCTCATCCTGCTTATTACTCGCCTGAGACGAGGATTGAACCTCATGTGGTGGTGCCGCAACCTTGCGGCTGTCATTAGGCTGTTGTTCTACATTTATTCCACTCGTCTCTGGTGGAAATGGATTTTCCGATCCCTGCTGCTGGTTACGCTgctgcttctccttcaaagCCTGTCTCCGTCCTAGGCGCATAGCACTCTTAGTTCTATTTCCCATTGCACTGTCGTATAGTCTACTCACGGAAGTTTCTCTGTGCCACCCGATTCTGTAACTTGCGTCGTTCCCGGGCATCCATGGTGGACGCTACTATATTTGCCTCCTGGGCATCCATACGTATCATGAAATGTCTTTTGATCTTCCTGTACCCCTCTGTCTGTAGCTACACATTTCCAAAGCATATTCCAGGAGATGCGGTTTGTTTATACATATGATTTCGTGCGACCCCGCGCACCACTGCCCGTATTTGCTATGAATCCCTGCGGCTGACTGCTTTCTCAATCGCAGGGTTCGCGATGTGACCAAGTGGTGGCTTACTGCTTGAGATCACAGTGTGATAGCTGCGGCTTATCTGGATTAGGATTCCAGGGCAAGATTAAGCGAATTAAAACAAGGCCGGGATTTGGAGATCTGCAAGCGTAACCCCTTCAAGTTAAGGCTGTTCATACGTTAGGTCACCCGCATGAGACTCCGCATGAAGGGCTACCTTGGGTCAACCCTAAAGTGGCGGAGGATCGACCGGATTATGCGGACTTTATGCAATGTTGACCCCAGACTTTAGACTATTGGAAATTAACATACAgtgtactgtactgtactttACAGATATATTACTTATTTGCTGTTCTAGGACACGTGCAGGCACCTGTCAAGTATACACATTCACATCCATACATCCTGGCCCTTCACGCCACATACGCAAGGACGGCTTGAAGTCGCTGGTCTGGATTACACAATTGATAACCGTTGCTTTTTTCGCCCCTCCTTCGCAGTGCAGTAACACCCGCACAAGGTCACCAGTCCTACAGTCCCTCACAGCTGGTGCGTGTGCCTTGACTCTGGACTTGGTCGGCCTTAACTGTTGTGGAGCCGGATTCGTGCTCCGATGGTATTCTAACTGGATCATCTGCAGATGAAGTGGCAAACGCAGATGGCAAGGTAACATTCAGCTGAAGCTCATCTCTTCAGACGTCCCGATGGCTGCCTAGTCGAAGGACTGTTTATCACCGTTTTATATACACCTCTCCCTACCTCATCTCAAGTCTGTTTCGAACAACAGAGCAACTCACATTGCCTGATTTATCTCAATATTTATCTGACCACGCATTCGCAACCTGTCACCTCCCACTCACCATGTCCTCGCAATCCTGGAAACCAGTCAGACCTGATGGAGCGTTCTGGGAATCTCTTGACCCTGTCATCAGCAGCACTGTGGCCGAGTGCCTCTCCCCCGCCGTGCTCGATGACATAAATAACCattccaccctttccaacCCGGCCAAGTTCGAGCTCCTCGAGCAGGCCTTGACGAGAAAGCTTCTATCTCTTGAAGAGAGCGCGAACCCATCCTCTCTCCATGACACGGACTATCCCACTTGGCAACGCCTCAACTTCGCCCTTTTCCACGTCCTCCGCGGCGCCGGCGATGCTGCAAGGCAGAAAGAAACCCTCCTCAAGCTAGTCAACAACCCTGGCCCAAGCGGACAGGATGTAGCAGCGTTGCAGAACTTGGCTACATTATACGAGGAAACAGGCGAGCATGCACAGGCAGAGAAGCTCGCTAAGGAGACCTTGCCATTGCTTCGGCAACATCCAGCCCTGGGACAGGATAGTCCCCAGTCTCTGGGGTCGCTGCGTATCCTGATCAAGGCTCTTTGGAAAcagggcaaggagaaggaggcgGAACAGGTGATACAAGAGGCCAGCGCTAGTATTGATAGATTGGCGGGAGGAAAGTTTTCAGAcgtccagcaagaagagaaggaagcgcTGGAAACGGTTGTTGCAGACTTGAAGAAGTAAGACATTACTCTGGTCAATTTAGGTCCGATTAATTTTACAAAGTTCGTGATGGTGGTAGTGTGatatgaaaggaaaagatgcCCTAGGCACGAGTGAACATCTTCTGTACCGCCATTATCCTGTAGATCATGAAAGCAAGAGCCCGGTCTAAATAACCCCCCAGTCTCCCCTCCAGCCTTCAATCTGCTCCCAACTACGACAAGCATGTGTCACCCCCCACCCTTGCAACGGGCTCCGGTTCTTCTGTGGCATCTCATCCGGCGGTTCTAGAGTCACGTCTCCCGAGCACATCACTGACTGTCTGAGGTAATCCAAACAATGCTCAAGATGGTTATGCTCGAAATCATGATCATCCCGAGTCCCAGGTCCACGTCCCTCCTGGCGCGAGATGATAGGAAGAAGGGCCAGGTGCATAATCTTGAGGCAGTGAAGCTGGTGGTAGACTGAAACCATGTAGGTATTGTTCGTGCCGGGAACAACATCTTTGTTCGGCTTCAGATCGTAGGCCTCTGGGTCTGGGACAGTAACGAAGCCATAACTTGCTAGTGAAGCCATTAGCTATGTCGATAGCATTAGACGGGAGGTGAGCATACGCAGTCCGTATCTACCCCAGGCTTCTGTTATCTGTCTCTTTGTCCTTAGATTCTCGAACCGGGGGCTTTCAAGGAAAGGTGTATTCACGATTTGAACTATAAAGTGTTAGTGCCTCATGAGCATCTTCTGCGGGAAGGTAATCCACATTCTGGAGTAGGCGATTTGGCCTTATGTCTTGTTGTTGGAAGGTTGACAGCGTCAGAGGTGACGGCCGTCAGCGAAGCAATCATGAATACAACAAGGAGAACAATGACTACTATGGGAAGCCAAAGCCTGGCTTTGACTTCAGATAGCG includes the following:
- a CDS encoding B3/B4 domain-containing protein (uncharacterized conserved protein), whose product is MGSTQLAQTLLQSARVAPEIFQLRPDYRALLMVVEGIPPGPSDEASEAFLQEAEATVKELLSKSAVTELPHIAAWREAYKAFGAKPQKTRNSLEALTRRAATGLPRVNRLTDIYNAISVKHQIPFGGEDLDKYDGAPFLVRATGEEPFQTFSGGEPQTELAAHGEPIWCDNTGITCRRWNWRQGPRTALTDDTTRVLFILDALEPLSDDTLQQAADELASALKGLSPEVQTSQRIIDASSV
- a CDS encoding ankyrin repeat domain-containing protein (predicted protein), whose translation is MPAEPRAQMTSNATRRHSSAIPSHHSGSFLDQSISFYGDAKYSEGKTTLHICAEKGHTNVLRFLLDHGAELDATDFAGRTALHYATTRGHTDSVSVLLEQGADTELADEFGRTPLHVAVELGYEAVVRLLVREGADPNARIAGSTQPQS
- a CDS encoding tetratricopeptide repeat protein (predicted protein), translating into MSSQSWKPVRPDGAFWESLDPVISSTVAECLSPAVLDDINNHSTLSNPAKFELLEQALTRKLLSLEESANPSSLHDTDYPTWQRLNFALFHVLRGAGDAARQKETLLKLVNNPGPSGQDVAALQNLATLYEETGEHAQAEKLAKETLPLLRQHPALGQDSPQSLGSLRILIKALWKQGKEKEAEQVIQEASASIDRLAGGKFSDVQQEEKEALETVVADLKK